The following are from one region of the Methanomassiliicoccus luminyensis B10 genome:
- a CDS encoding RAD55 family ATPase, whose protein sequence is MQIERVKTYIQNFDEVLQGGIPKNTVVLITGTPGTMKSSIAYSILYHNALENGTRSVFMTLEQSREHLMQQMECMGLDDKRAQDYIQVLDLSLIRKSLTQLSAKGTWMQIFKMYADNLKQSFDYDILVVDSLDVLEMVAQMEEDRRNELFYLFDWLRNLDVTSLLISETTPDNIFDRRNDEGYLADGIISVKLQEFGETDVQRRIRCIKLRSTNHKTGYFSLLFTDGRFRATQVISE, encoded by the coding sequence TTGCAGATAGAGCGCGTCAAGACCTACATCCAGAATTTTGATGAGGTCCTTCAGGGGGGCATACCCAAGAACACGGTGGTGCTTATCACCGGCACCCCCGGCACCATGAAGTCCTCCATCGCATACAGCATACTCTATCACAACGCGCTGGAGAACGGCACCCGCTCGGTCTTCATGACCCTGGAGCAGTCCAGGGAGCACCTCATGCAGCAGATGGAGTGCATGGGCCTCGACGACAAGCGGGCCCAGGACTACATACAGGTGCTGGACCTGAGCCTCATCAGGAAGTCCCTGACCCAGCTCAGCGCCAAGGGGACCTGGATGCAGATCTTCAAGATGTACGCCGACAACCTCAAGCAGAGCTTCGACTACGACATACTGGTGGTCGACTCCCTGGACGTCCTGGAGATGGTCGCCCAGATGGAGGAGGACCGGCGCAACGAGCTGTTCTACCTCTTCGACTGGCTGAGGAACCTGGACGTAACCTCGCTGCTGATCTCCGAGACGACCCCGGACAACATCTTCGACCGGCGCAATGATGAAGGGTACCTCGCCGACGGAATAATCTCCGTCAAGCTCCAGGAGTTCGGCGAGACCGACGTGCAGAGGCGCATACGCTGCATCAAGCTGAGAAGCACCAACCACAAGACGGGCTACTTCTCCCTGCTGTTCACGGACGGCAGGTTCCGGGCCACCCAGGTCATATCCGAGTGA